A window of Aquitalea denitrificans contains these coding sequences:
- a CDS encoding helix-turn-helix transcriptional regulator, with product MPRLSADHAATNTQHTPLFWRDPALPFLEIRTVQDGRQVCYARHSHEHFSIGAITGGVSSYLSLQDRYQVAHGSVVLMNPGEVHACNPIANQAWSYHMLYVDTAWLAQLQHEIGLSANQDFHCFSPRLSEDAALFRDLQQLVARCLSADYATLGKQEAATSFFAQLHTRLHTVTPGSTEQHRRLQRVAEFIDDQYASDLRLEDICAASSLSASYLIRAFRQRYHMTPHEYLLDRRIRRGKTLLRSGQSIAQVAQTLGFADQAHFQRTFKRLVAATPGQYCRSVG from the coding sequence ATGCCCCGTCTATCTGCTGACCACGCCGCTACCAACACCCAGCACACTCCCTTGTTCTGGCGCGACCCTGCCTTGCCCTTCCTGGAAATCCGCACCGTGCAGGATGGGCGCCAGGTCTGTTACGCCCGCCATTCCCACGAGCATTTTTCCATTGGTGCCATCACCGGCGGTGTCAGCAGCTATCTGAGTCTGCAAGACCGCTATCAGGTGGCGCATGGCAGCGTGGTGTTGATGAACCCCGGTGAAGTGCATGCCTGCAACCCGATTGCCAATCAGGCCTGGTCCTACCACATGCTGTATGTGGATACCGCCTGGCTGGCGCAGCTGCAGCATGAGATTGGGCTGAGCGCCAATCAGGATTTTCACTGTTTTTCCCCGCGTTTGAGCGAGGATGCCGCGCTGTTCCGTGACCTGCAGCAACTGGTGGCCCGCTGCCTGAGCGCGGACTATGCCACGCTGGGCAAGCAGGAAGCGGCCACAAGCTTCTTCGCTCAGTTGCACACCCGGCTGCACACCGTGACGCCCGGCAGCACGGAGCAGCACCGGCGGCTGCAGCGGGTGGCTGAGTTCATTGACGATCAATACGCCTCAGACCTGAGGCTGGAGGACATCTGCGCCGCGTCCTCCTTATCCGCCTCCTATTTGATCCGCGCCTTCCGCCAGCGCTACCACATGACGCCGCATGAATATCTGCTGGATAGGCGCATCAGGCGCGGCAAGACACTGCTGCGTAGCGGCCAGTCCATCGCCCAGGTCGCGCAGACCCTGGGCTTTGCCGATCAGGCGCATTTCCAGCGCACCTTCAAGCGGCTGGTGGCCGCCACGCCCGGTCAGTACTGTCGCAGTGTTGGCTGA
- a CDS encoding LysE family translocator: MQVLLSMAAFALAASISPGPVNIVAFGCGASHGFLPSLRHVSGATIGFTILFLLTGLGLAELLNGLPAAARLIQYAGVAFLLYLAWKLASDQGELGDARQRPSFRHGALMQWLNPKAWLASLAGMGAFASHGDALLVWRFAAIYFVICYLSIACWAWAGARLQQHLRQPARMRLFNRLLALLLAGSALYLLLD; the protein is encoded by the coding sequence ATGCAAGTTTTGCTCTCCATGGCCGCCTTTGCGCTGGCCGCTTCCATTTCTCCTGGCCCGGTGAATATCGTGGCATTCGGCTGCGGTGCCAGTCATGGTTTTCTGCCCAGTCTGCGTCATGTCAGTGGTGCCACCATCGGCTTTACCATTCTGTTTCTGCTGACCGGACTTGGCCTTGCCGAACTGCTCAACGGGTTGCCAGCAGCCGCCCGGCTGATCCAGTACGCCGGCGTCGCTTTTTTGCTGTACCTGGCCTGGAAGCTGGCCAGCGACCAAGGCGAACTGGGAGACGCAAGACAACGGCCATCATTCCGGCACGGTGCGCTGATGCAATGGCTGAATCCCAAGGCCTGGCTGGCCTCACTGGCCGGCATGGGTGCTTTTGCCAGCCATGGCGATGCCCTGCTGGTATGGCGTTTTGCCGCCATCTATTTTGTCATCTGCTACCTGTCGATTGCCTGCTGGGCCTGGGCCGGCGCACGCCTGCAACAGCATCTGCGCCAGCCGGCACGCATGCGCTTGTTTAACCGGCTGCTGGCATTGTTACTGGCCGGCAGCGCGCTATACCTGCTGCTGGATTGA
- a CDS encoding phosphatase PAP2/dual specificity phosphatase family protein, producing the protein MSPPTNRRLWPEALQWLALLGPAFFLLYGAANHYAASLPPSAVGNIAMDWERRIPLWPWTILPYWSIDLLYGLSLFICTSREELRRHALRLLSVTVLSCLLFALFPLRFGFERPPLNGWAGQLFTLLAGFDKPFNQAPSLHISLLTVLWLRYAVHTPQRWRWLLHGWFTLIGISVLTTWQHHFLDIPTGFALGIVVCYLLPMPLPPYSRVADIEQTRRRQLSRPYAVGGLALTLAASWLGGWYWLLLWPALSLILLAVGYGCHGAGVWQKVAGQHRLPARCLFLPLTLFMRQIHARLLRGHSHASLIADDVWIGPAIAARETCFHSVLDLAAEYCRQAHPAAHYVDLPLLDLLLPDRAGMHNAVAQLETLRHSRPGPILVHCALGMSRSAAVIMAWLVMTGRCSDLAQAKQILQAQGRKIVLSPQQWHWIQTCCTPGAAHAA; encoded by the coding sequence ATGAGCCCGCCCACCAACCGTCGCCTATGGCCCGAAGCCCTGCAGTGGCTGGCGCTGCTTGGTCCGGCTTTCTTCTTGCTATACGGGGCGGCCAATCACTACGCCGCCAGTCTGCCGCCATCGGCAGTGGGCAATATCGCCATGGACTGGGAACGGCGCATCCCGTTGTGGCCGTGGACCATCCTGCCCTACTGGAGCATCGACCTCCTCTACGGCCTGTCGCTGTTCATTTGCACCAGCCGGGAGGAGTTGCGCCGACATGCGCTGCGGCTGCTGAGCGTCACCGTGCTCTCCTGCCTGCTGTTTGCGCTGTTTCCGCTGCGCTTTGGCTTTGAGCGCCCGCCGCTGAACGGATGGGCGGGCCAGTTATTCACCCTGCTGGCTGGCTTTGATAAGCCCTTCAATCAGGCACCTTCGCTGCACATCAGCCTGCTGACGGTGTTGTGGCTACGCTATGCAGTACACACGCCGCAGCGTTGGCGCTGGCTGCTGCATGGCTGGTTCACGCTGATCGGCATATCGGTACTGACCACCTGGCAGCATCACTTTCTCGACATCCCCACCGGTTTCGCTCTGGGCATCGTCGTGTGTTATCTGCTCCCCATGCCACTGCCGCCTTATAGCCGGGTGGCTGATATCGAACAGACACGCCGCCGCCAGTTGAGCAGGCCTTATGCAGTGGGCGGGCTGGCGCTGACCCTGGCCGCCAGTTGGCTTGGCGGCTGGTACTGGCTGCTGCTTTGGCCGGCACTGAGCCTGATCCTGCTGGCAGTCGGCTATGGCTGCCATGGTGCCGGGGTATGGCAAAAAGTCGCGGGCCAGCACAGGCTGCCCGCACGCTGCCTGTTTCTGCCCTTGACGCTGTTCATGCGGCAGATACATGCCCGGTTGTTGCGTGGACATTCACATGCCAGTTTGATTGCAGACGATGTCTGGATAGGCCCGGCCATTGCTGCCCGTGAAACATGCTTTCACAGCGTGCTGGACCTGGCGGCGGAATACTGCCGTCAGGCACACCCGGCAGCGCACTATGTGGATTTGCCGCTGCTGGATTTACTCCTGCCAGATCGCGCCGGAATGCACAATGCAGTCGCACAACTGGAAACCCTGCGGCATTCCCGCCCAGGCCCGATCCTGGTCCATTGCGCACTGGGCATGAGCCGCAGCGCGGCGGTGATCATGGCCTGGCTGGTGATGACGGGACGCTGTAGCGATCTGGCGCAGGCCAAACAAATCCTGCAGGCCCAGGGCCGCAAGATTGTGCTGTCACCGCAGCAATGGCACTGGATCCAGACCTGTTGCACCCCAGGAGCCGCTCATGCTGCCTGA
- a CDS encoding bifunctional alpha/beta hydrolase/class I SAM-dependent methyltransferase, producing MRQALESRFTSFDGQALFYRHWPAITTPAQRAILLLHRGHEHSGRLQHVVDELDLADTPVFAWDARGHGRNDGPRGFSPSIGTTIRDLEEFVRHLQAEHGVRIDQLIVIAQSVGAVLAASWVHDYAPRLRALILASPAFKVKLYVPFARPSLRLMHKLRGNFFVNSYVKAKFLTHDAERIASYNSDPLITRPISANILLALYDTAERIIADAGAITVPTQLLISGADFVVHKAPQETFFQNLGSQCKERHELPGFYHDTLGERDRALAFDKMRAFIQRVEAGVARPSLLAADQHGYTAQEFNHLQQPLPALSPKRWNFALTRLTLATLGRLSDGIRLGWQTGFDSGSTLDYVYRNQASGITPLGRLGDRVYLDSIGWRGIRQRKLHLQELISLAVSQLEQAGMPVRLVDIAAGHGRYVLDALSGDADRVEHLQLRDYSDINVTAGRKLIAQRGLQGKARFDQGDAFDGADLAALQPRPTLAIVSGLYELFPGNAGIRDSLAGLAAAVPAGGYLVYTNQPWHPQLEMIARTLTSHRGGSDWVMRRRTQEEMDQLVAAAGFEKICQRIDEWGIFSVTIARRLHATPHQRQTVQAQATA from the coding sequence ATGCGACAAGCCCTGGAATCCCGCTTCACCAGTTTCGATGGACAAGCGCTGTTCTACCGCCACTGGCCAGCCATCACCACGCCGGCACAGCGCGCCATCCTGCTATTGCATCGCGGCCACGAGCACTCCGGTCGCTTACAGCATGTGGTGGACGAACTTGACCTAGCAGATACACCGGTATTCGCCTGGGATGCACGCGGCCACGGCCGCAACGACGGACCGCGCGGCTTCAGTCCCAGCATCGGTACCACGATTCGTGATCTGGAAGAGTTTGTCCGTCATCTGCAAGCGGAGCACGGCGTGCGGATTGACCAGTTGATCGTCATTGCGCAAAGCGTGGGCGCGGTACTGGCGGCAAGCTGGGTGCATGATTACGCGCCGCGCCTGCGCGCGCTGATCCTGGCTTCGCCGGCCTTCAAGGTAAAGCTGTACGTGCCTTTCGCTCGCCCCAGCCTGCGCCTGATGCACAAGCTGCGCGGCAATTTCTTCGTCAATTCCTATGTGAAGGCCAAGTTCCTGACCCACGATGCAGAGCGCATCGCCTCCTACAACAGCGACCCGCTGATCACCCGGCCCATCTCGGCCAACATCCTGCTGGCCCTTTACGACACCGCCGAGCGCATCATCGCCGACGCCGGTGCCATTACCGTGCCGACGCAGTTGCTGATCTCCGGCGCGGATTTCGTCGTACACAAGGCCCCGCAGGAAACCTTTTTCCAGAATCTGGGCAGCCAGTGCAAGGAGCGCCACGAGCTGCCCGGTTTCTATCACGACACACTGGGCGAGCGCGACCGCGCACTGGCCTTCGACAAGATGCGCGCTTTCATCCAGCGCGTGGAAGCCGGCGTAGCCAGACCCTCGCTGCTGGCAGCCGACCAGCACGGCTACACTGCCCAGGAATTCAATCACCTGCAACAGCCGCTGCCCGCCCTGTCGCCCAAGCGCTGGAACTTCGCCCTCACCCGCCTGACGCTGGCTACGCTGGGCCGGCTGTCCGACGGCATCCGGCTAGGCTGGCAAACCGGTTTCGATTCCGGCAGCACGCTGGACTACGTTTACCGCAACCAAGCCTCCGGCATCACGCCGCTAGGCCGGCTGGGCGACCGCGTCTATCTGGACAGCATTGGCTGGCGCGGCATCCGCCAGCGCAAACTGCACCTGCAGGAGCTGATCTCGCTGGCCGTCTCGCAATTGGAGCAAGCCGGCATGCCGGTGCGGCTGGTGGACATCGCCGCCGGCCATGGCCGCTACGTGCTGGATGCACTCTCCGGCGACGCCGACCGCGTCGAACACCTGCAACTGCGCGACTACAGCGACATCAACGTCACAGCCGGACGCAAGCTGATCGCGCAACGCGGCTTGCAAGGCAAAGCACGCTTCGATCAGGGCGATGCCTTCGACGGGGCCGATCTCGCCGCACTACAGCCACGCCCCACGCTGGCCATTGTCTCCGGCCTGTATGAACTGTTTCCCGGCAACGCCGGCATTCGCGACTCGCTGGCTGGTCTAGCCGCCGCCGTGCCGGCAGGCGGCTATCTCGTCTACACCAATCAACCCTGGCATCCCCAACTGGAGATGATTGCCCGCACGCTCACCAGCCATCGCGGCGGCAGCGACTGGGTGATGCGACGCCGCACCCAAGAAGAGATGGATCAACTGGTTGCCGCGGCGGGTTTCGAGAAAATCTGCCAGCGCATCGACGAATGGGGCATTTTCAGCGTGACCATCGCGCGCCGCCTGCACGCCACGCCGCACCAGAGGCAAACCGTGCAGGCACAAGCCACGGCATGA
- a CDS encoding lysophospholipid acyltransferase family protein: MNKLLRILFVMLLARPVVRLWLGMTVRHQERLPTAGPAIVIANHNSHLDILALYSLFPLGLIPRVRPAAAADYFLKNRWMAWFATNVVGIIPVVRGGVGAGRDPLAGCRQALEAGEILVLFPEGTRGEPEALSEIKSGIWYLLRDFPDIPVAPVYLHGLGRAMGRGQWLPVPFFVDVAIGRSLCWQENKDSFRAHIRDTFLQLKQKTLPAEPGPDSH; encoded by the coding sequence ATGAACAAGCTGCTGCGTATTCTCTTTGTCATGCTGCTGGCACGCCCGGTGGTGCGCCTGTGGCTAGGGATGACAGTACGGCATCAGGAACGGCTGCCCACCGCCGGCCCTGCCATCGTCATTGCCAACCACAACAGCCACCTGGACATTCTGGCGCTCTACAGCCTGTTTCCCTTGGGGCTGATCCCGCGCGTGCGCCCCGCCGCCGCCGCGGATTACTTTCTGAAAAACCGCTGGATGGCCTGGTTCGCCACCAATGTGGTGGGCATCATCCCGGTGGTGCGCGGCGGCGTGGGCGCTGGCCGTGACCCACTGGCCGGCTGCCGGCAGGCACTGGAAGCGGGCGAGATTCTGGTGCTGTTTCCCGAAGGCACGCGTGGTGAGCCAGAAGCGCTGTCTGAAATCAAATCCGGCATCTGGTACCTGCTACGTGATTTCCCCGACATCCCGGTCGCGCCGGTGTACCTGCACGGCCTGGGCCGGGCGATGGGCCGTGGTCAGTGGCTGCCGGTCCCCTTCTTTGTCGATGTCGCCATAGGACGCTCCCTGTGCTGGCAAGAGAACAAAGACAGCTTCCGCGCACACATTCGTGACACTTTTTTGCAGTTAAAACAAAAAACCCTGCCCGCCGAACCTGGCCCGGACAGCCACTGA
- a CDS encoding phosphatidate cytidylyltransferase, which produces MFKLLLPPPLLWALGGVFVLLVLASVAIRLLEARKPEKNWLELKLRIKTWWWIVGCFSLTLLGSVPLALVVFALISFLALKEYLTLCATRTADHVVLFWAYLSIPLQYYWLGIHWYGMFIIFIPVYIFLFVPMRMVLIGETQGFLKAAASLQWGLMISVFCLSHMAAVLTLPQLTGIGVPAQGAMMLFYLVALTQLNDVAQYLWGKSFGKRKIAPKVSPNKTLAGLLGGVLTTGLLGWLLGPLLTPFSPQHAALAGLLIGSMGFIGDIVISAVKRDIGVKDSGRLLPGHGGILDRLDSLTYTAPLFFHYVHYLYF; this is translated from the coding sequence ATGTTTAAGTTGCTGTTGCCGCCACCGCTCCTGTGGGCGCTGGGCGGTGTCTTTGTCCTGCTGGTGCTGGCCAGCGTTGCCATCCGCCTGCTGGAAGCGCGCAAGCCGGAAAAAAACTGGCTGGAACTGAAACTGCGGATCAAGACCTGGTGGTGGATTGTCGGCTGCTTCTCGCTCACCCTGCTGGGCAGCGTCCCGCTGGCGCTGGTGGTATTTGCGCTGATCAGCTTCCTGGCGCTCAAGGAATACCTGACGCTGTGCGCCACGCGCACCGCAGACCACGTGGTGCTGTTCTGGGCCTATCTGAGCATTCCGCTGCAGTACTACTGGCTGGGTATTCACTGGTACGGCATGTTCATCATTTTCATCCCGGTTTACATCTTCCTGTTTGTGCCCATGCGCATGGTGCTGATTGGCGAGACGCAGGGCTTTCTTAAAGCGGCGGCCTCGCTGCAATGGGGCCTGATGATCAGCGTGTTCTGTCTGAGCCATATGGCGGCGGTGCTGACCCTGCCGCAACTGACCGGCATCGGCGTACCGGCGCAGGGGGCGATGATGCTGTTTTACCTGGTGGCACTGACCCAGTTGAACGATGTGGCGCAGTACCTGTGGGGCAAGTCCTTTGGCAAACGCAAGATTGCCCCCAAGGTATCACCCAACAAGACCCTGGCAGGGCTGCTTGGCGGCGTACTGACCACCGGCCTGCTCGGCTGGCTGCTCGGCCCCCTGCTCACACCGTTCAGTCCGCAGCATGCCGCACTGGCAGGTTTGCTGATCGGTTCCATGGGTTTTATCGGTGACATCGTGATTTCAGCGGTGAAGCGTGACATCGGCGTCAAGGATTCCGGTCGTCTACTGCCGGGCCACGGCGGCATTCTGGACCGCCTGGACTCGCTCACTTATACCGCACCGCTGTTTTTCCACTACGTACACTACCTGTACTTCTAA
- a CDS encoding CDP-alcohol phosphatidyltransferase family protein, with product MPSIYDLKSRFQNLLRPLLKSLVRSGVTANQVTLTAMLGSIAYGLWLWLDSSRPLAWLLLPLFLFLRMALNAIDGMLAREFGQQSRLGGILNEVGDVVSDAALYLPFAVLSTHPALVVLAVLLALLTEFIGVLGPALGATRRYDGPMGKSDRAFWYGAFALLVGLMPTTAAYADWLFGLTALLMLLTVFNRARAILKESRHV from the coding sequence ATGCCAAGTATTTACGATCTCAAATCCCGCTTTCAAAACTTGCTGCGTCCGCTGTTGAAATCCCTGGTCCGTAGCGGCGTCACTGCCAATCAGGTCACACTGACCGCCATGCTGGGCTCCATCGCTTACGGCCTCTGGCTATGGCTGGATTCCTCCCGGCCACTGGCCTGGCTGCTGCTGCCCTTGTTTCTGTTCCTACGCATGGCACTGAACGCCATCGACGGCATGCTGGCGCGTGAATTTGGCCAGCAATCACGTCTTGGCGGCATTCTTAACGAAGTGGGCGATGTAGTATCCGACGCCGCACTTTATCTCCCCTTTGCCGTACTGAGCACGCATCCCGCGCTGGTGGTGCTGGCCGTACTGCTGGCGCTGCTGACCGAATTCATCGGCGTGCTCGGGCCCGCGCTTGGCGCGACACGCCGTTACGACGGGCCGATGGGCAAGAGCGACCGCGCCTTCTGGTATGGCGCCTTCGCACTGCTGGTGGGCTTGATGCCCACCACCGCCGCTTACGCTGACTGGCTGTTCGGCCTCACCGCACTCCTGATGTTGCTGACTGTATTCAACCGCGCCCGCGCCATTCTGAAAGAAAGCCGCCATGTTTAA
- a CDS encoding peptidylprolyl isomerase produces the protein MRKTLLASALLAALSTAAVFAAGPSVNGTEISPARIDAVVQMMAAQGQPADDKTKDMVKDQLITAEVLRQEAIKKGIDKTADFKAELQNMEAMALANRVIKDFQKTNPVTDDQLKAEYDKLVASVPETKQYHARHILVGSEAEAKAVIEALRKGKAFDLLAKEKSKDPGSKGNGGDLGWQEAGTFVPEFSDAMAKLNKGQVTAKPVKTQFGWHVIKLDDVRTERNVPSLDDARPQLTQRIMGGRIEKYVGDLKAQAKIQQ, from the coding sequence ATGCGCAAGACTTTGCTGGCAAGCGCCCTGCTGGCCGCTCTGAGCACCGCCGCCGTTTTTGCTGCAGGCCCGTCCGTGAATGGCACTGAAATTTCCCCGGCCCGTATTGACGCCGTGGTACAGATGATGGCCGCACAGGGTCAGCCTGCCGATGACAAGACCAAGGACATGGTCAAGGATCAACTGATCACTGCCGAAGTCCTGCGTCAGGAAGCCATCAAGAAAGGCATCGACAAGACTGCCGATTTCAAGGCCGAACTGCAGAACATGGAAGCCATGGCGCTGGCCAACCGTGTGATCAAGGATTTCCAGAAAACCAATCCGGTAACCGACGATCAGCTGAAGGCTGAATACGACAAGCTGGTGGCCTCCGTACCGGAAACCAAGCAATACCACGCCCGCCACATTCTGGTTGGCAGCGAAGCCGAAGCCAAGGCCGTGATCGAAGCACTGCGCAAGGGCAAGGCCTTTGACTTGCTGGCCAAGGAAAAGTCCAAGGACCCGGGCAGCAAGGGCAACGGTGGCGATCTGGGCTGGCAGGAAGCTGGTACTTTCGTACCTGAGTTCTCCGACGCCATGGCCAAGCTGAACAAGGGCCAGGTTACCGCCAAGCCGGTAAAAACCCAGTTTGGCTGGCACGTGATCAAGCTGGACGATGTCCGCACCGAGCGCAATGTACCGTCGCTGGATGATGCCCGTCCGCAACTGACCCAGCGCATCATGGGTGGCCGCATCGAGAAATATGTCGGCGACCTGAAAGCCCAGGCTAAGATTCAACAGTAA
- a CDS encoding peptidylprolyl isomerase: MKKTNIAALLLAASISIPAMAESIAMVNGKSIDKTDLDNAVAIVVQNGNGNVQDSPALRQQVKDTLINREVILQEAQSRKLDQQPAFVKRMEEVRQDMLREALFADLLKNMPISDAQLQERYSQTQSKFAGTKDVHARQITVGSEADALKIIDSLKKGAKFEDLAKARSLDPVAKQNGGDMGWGNLARMEPQLAELLKDLKKGQYSSKPMQTRVGWIVFKVEDIRDAKLPPLAEVKPQIERQLQEEAIAKAVDDLRSKAKIQ, encoded by the coding sequence ATGAAAAAGACCAATATTGCCGCCCTGCTGCTGGCTGCCTCCATCAGCATCCCGGCCATGGCCGAATCCATTGCCATGGTCAATGGCAAGTCCATTGACAAGACCGATCTGGACAATGCAGTTGCCATCGTCGTGCAAAACGGCAACGGCAATGTGCAGGACTCCCCGGCGCTGCGCCAGCAGGTCAAGGACACCCTGATCAACCGTGAAGTCATCCTGCAGGAAGCCCAGAGCCGCAAGCTGGATCAGCAGCCGGCCTTCGTCAAACGCATGGAAGAAGTGCGTCAGGACATGCTGCGCGAAGCGCTGTTTGCCGATCTGCTGAAAAACATGCCGATCAGCGATGCCCAGCTGCAAGAGCGTTACAGCCAGACCCAAAGCAAATTTGCCGGCACCAAAGACGTGCACGCCCGCCAGATTACCGTTGGCAGCGAAGCTGATGCTCTCAAGATCATCGACAGCCTGAAAAAGGGTGCCAAGTTTGAAGACCTGGCCAAGGCGCGCTCGCTGGACCCGGTCGCCAAGCAAAATGGTGGCGACATGGGCTGGGGCAACCTGGCACGCATGGAACCACAACTGGCCGAGCTGCTGAAAGATCTGAAAAAAGGGCAGTACAGCAGCAAGCCAATGCAGACCCGCGTGGGCTGGATCGTGTTCAAGGTAGAAGATATCCGCGATGCCAAACTGCCACCGCTGGCTGAAGTGAAACCGCAAATCGAGCGCCAGCTGCAGGAAGAAGCCATTGCCAAGGCAGTGGACGATCTGCGCAGCAAGGCGAAAATCCAGTAA
- a CDS encoding BolA family protein — MSDTVALLQAALQALAPEHLEIHDDSDAHAGHAGARSGGGHFDVLIVSSRFAGLNSVARHRLVYATLGDLMKTRVHALAIRALTPEEL, encoded by the coding sequence ATGAGCGATACCGTCGCCCTGCTGCAGGCTGCCCTGCAGGCACTGGCACCGGAGCATCTGGAAATCCATGATGACAGTGACGCACATGCCGGCCATGCCGGTGCGCGTTCTGGTGGCGGCCATTTCGATGTCCTGATTGTCTCCAGCCGCTTTGCCGGCCTGAACAGCGTGGCGCGCCACCGTCTGGTGTATGCCACGTTGGGCGATCTGATGAAAACCAGGGTGCATGCGCTGGCCATCCGCGCACTGACACCCGAAGAACTTTGA
- a CDS encoding YciI family protein translates to MLYIISGQDHPGSLDKRLAARPEHLARLSALQEQGRLLLAGPCPAIDSVDPGSAGFTGSLIVAEFASLEEARNWADADPYVAAGVYAAVEVKPFRKVFPA, encoded by the coding sequence ATGCTGTATATCATCAGTGGCCAGGACCACCCCGGCTCCCTGGACAAACGTCTTGCCGCCCGTCCGGAACATCTGGCCCGCCTTTCTGCCCTGCAGGAGCAGGGCCGTCTGCTGCTGGCCGGCCCCTGCCCGGCCATCGACAGCGTGGATCCGGGTAGTGCCGGTTTTACCGGCAGCCTTATCGTGGCCGAATTTGCCAGCCTGGAAGAAGCCCGCAACTGGGCAGATGCCGACCCCTATGTAGCCGCCGGCGTTTACGCAGCGGTGGAGGTGAAGCCCTTCCGCAAGGTATTCCCGGCATGA
- a CDS encoding septation protein A, with protein sequence MKFLSDFLPVALFFGSYLITHDMFLATKVLVAATALLFAWTWFKHRKVDAMQWINLVLSVVLGAATVISHNDLFIIWKFTVLYWLMAIALLVSDLMGKNGLKLLMGEQIQLPLLIWRKLAYAWALFFACMGALNLYVAFNFSREIWLSFKLFGSLGLMLVFVVAQSLFLSKYIEEKK encoded by the coding sequence ATGAAATTCTTATCCGACTTCCTTCCGGTAGCCCTGTTTTTCGGCAGTTACCTGATCACCCACGACATGTTCCTGGCCACCAAGGTTCTGGTGGCGGCTACTGCCCTGCTGTTTGCCTGGACCTGGTTCAAGCACCGCAAGGTGGACGCCATGCAATGGATCAACCTGGTCCTCAGCGTGGTACTGGGTGCGGCTACCGTGATTTCGCACAATGACCTGTTCATCATCTGGAAATTCACTGTGCTGTACTGGTTGATGGCCATTGCGCTGCTGGTCAGCGACCTGATGGGCAAAAACGGCCTGAAACTGCTGATGGGAGAGCAAATCCAGCTGCCACTCCTCATCTGGCGCAAGCTGGCCTATGCCTGGGCGCTGTTCTTTGCCTGCATGGGGGCACTCAACCTGTATGTGGCCTTCAATTTCAGTCGCGAAATCTGGCTGAGCTTCAAACTGTTTGGCAGTCTGGGCCTGATGCTGGTGTTCGTGGTGGCACAGAGCCTGTTCCTGTCCAAGTACATCGAGGAAAAGAAATAA
- a CDS encoding SPFH domain-containing protein gives MEFVIVLFIAVMVFIIKAVKVVPQQHAYIVERLGRYHATLTPGLNILIPFVDRLAYKHSLKEIPLDVPSQICITRDNTQLKVDGILYFQVTDPQRASYGTSDYLLAITQLSQTTLRSVIGKMELDKTFEERDEINQIVVASLDEAAINWGVKVLRYEIKDLVPPQDILHSMQAQITAEREKRARIAQSEGVKMEQINLANGAREAAIQKSQGEMQATINNSEGNKQAAINKAQGEAEALRLVADATADAVRRVAEAVKVDGGIEAVNLKVAEQYVAAFAQLAKQNNTVILPANVADVSSLVATALSVVKQSNR, from the coding sequence ATGGAATTCGTCATCGTCCTGTTCATTGCCGTGATGGTGTTCATCATCAAGGCGGTCAAGGTGGTTCCGCAGCAGCATGCCTACATTGTCGAGCGCTTGGGCCGCTATCACGCCACGCTGACGCCGGGCCTGAACATCCTGATTCCCTTTGTCGACCGCCTCGCCTACAAGCACAGCCTGAAGGAAATACCGCTGGATGTACCCAGCCAGATCTGCATCACCCGCGACAACACCCAGCTGAAGGTGGACGGCATTCTGTACTTCCAGGTAACCGACCCGCAGCGTGCTTCCTATGGCACCAGCGACTACCTGCTGGCCATCACCCAGCTGTCGCAAACCACCCTGCGCTCGGTCATCGGCAAGATGGAGCTGGACAAGACCTTCGAAGAGCGTGATGAAATCAACCAGATCGTGGTGGCCTCGCTGGATGAAGCCGCCATCAACTGGGGCGTGAAGGTGCTGCGCTATGAAATCAAGGACCTGGTGCCACCACAGGACATCCTGCACTCCATGCAGGCGCAGATTACCGCCGAGCGCGAAAAGCGTGCCCGCATCGCCCAGTCCGAAGGGGTGAAGATGGAACAGATCAATCTGGCCAACGGTGCGCGTGAAGCGGCCATCCAGAAATCGCAGGGCGAAATGCAGGCCACCATCAACAACTCGGAAGGTAACAAACAGGCTGCCATCAACAAGGCCCAGGGCGAAGCCGAGGCGCTGCGCCTGGTGGCTGATGCCACCGCCGATGCCGTGCGCCGTGTGGCCGAGGCAGTAAAAGTGGATGGCGGTATCGAGGCAGTCAACCTGAAAGTGGCCGAGCAATACGTCGCTGCCTTTGCCCAGTTAGCCAAGCAGAACAATACCGTCATCCTGCCGGCCAATGTAGCCGATGTCAGTTCCCTGGTTGCCACCGCGCTCAGCGTGGTCAAGCAAAGCAATCGTTAA